In Poecilia reticulata strain Guanapo linkage group LG15, Guppy_female_1.0+MT, whole genome shotgun sequence, the sequence GACCCGCTGCGCAGCTCCTTCGTGTCGGACAGCTGGCGTCACGTGACTTGCTCTCCGCCAGTAAGGACGAGCGGAACGTCCCCATTGTGCGTCGGTGACATTAAACCACAACAACTTGGTGCTGCGTTCAAATACTCAAAGAAAAATTACGTAAAAACTATAAACGAATCGCTAAAATGGGATTGAAGCGCAAAATTCTAGCCTTCTGTTGAAGTAATGGTGATTGAGTTCATATATTCTAATTGATTTCAGTTGCCCGGACATACACATTGGTTTTCTAAGCAGAAAACTAAtgacaaatacatatttatcttaaatgtacttttagttCAGAGGTTTTACCGAAACACTTGAATGCAACATACGTCACTCGAGAAAAGGACAGACACGTTTATTCAACTGAAGAGATTTGATTGACATTCTTATCAGTTTAATGTCTCTTTAgagtaaacatttttatcagcaaTGCTATAAAACGTTTGGGGAGAGGCCGAGCTAGACCAGTCCTTGAAATAAGCAGTTGTAATCTGACGCAGCTGCATGAAGTTGCGATAAAAAGCGATCATAAACGTTTTTCTAAACCACTCGTAAATGGAGGCTATCTTGGGTCGTAAACCTGAAGACTTGGAGGATTACTATGGGTTGTTAGGTTGTGATGAACTGTCATCGGTAAGTTCCCAGTGGATTACTCAAGGCTCTGTCTATTTGCTGGAACATTACATCTTCGCATGACAAATCGAAACACGTTTCTTTAAATACTAATGCAGAAGCATAGAGTATTGGACGAATATTATTGATAAATTGTTATTTAAAGACTCAGTTTGTTGTTCAAAGTGAATTTATGTGAAACCTGTTGCTTCACGACATAATCGATCTTTCGCAAATCAAATAAACCTTTTACAGATCAAAAACTGGATTTGAAAGACTCTGCTATTAGAAGAGAATAATTTAATCCTGTTTTGAAAAGTCtgcattttgtagtttttaaactagagtTTGAATTCATCATCTTAGTATCTGCTTAGAGTCGTGGATGGTGATGCTCTGTCCAGGAACCATCTCTcgtagcagtcagtgttgcaatgaatctgaagaggcctctgactgaagaccgTTGCTGTGTGACGGTCTGATGATACTAGCAACTCAATTTCCAGGCATCAGAGACAATATTCCACAGTATTATTGAAATgtatctgaattatttttctgtttttgtgtatgttttcttaAAGACTGAGCAAATTGTGAATGAATACAAGATCAGAGCCTTAGCATGTCACCCAGATAAACACCAGGACAACCCAACTGCAGGTGAATCTCAGATTAACTTCTCttcaactgaaaatatttgttaattCAATGGTTTTCTTGCGATTGTATGAGATGCACCAGTGTTCTGCAACCTTTGCAATCCATAGAGCCACATTTACGAGTTTCAAGACACAAAATGTCCTTGTTAATCCAGGCTCTTTGAAAAAAGACATCTTATAATTTTTGACAAATTATCAACTacagtaaataataaatgatttgaTATTTGCATATAGTTTCCAGCCTAATAACAAGAAAAGTATTAACATGTCATAGACATAATTATTCTAagacttttctttcttctggtcAGTGGTTGATTTCCAAAAGCTGCAAGAAGCCAAAGAGGTTCTGTGCGACGAAGCCAAACGGAGAAACTACGACCTGTGGAAAAGGAGTGGGATTAGTATTCCCTTCCAGGAATGGCGGGCCCTGAATGATTCGGTAAAAACGGTACGAACCGTCTTCAATCTCTGTAGGTTTCCAGGTttcgctgcagctgcagttgaCTAACTGACgcagctttttttgtgtttgcagtcgATGCATTGGGCTGTGAGAACCAAGAAAGAACCGATGCTGGAGTCCTGCCAACCGGAAGATCCGGCTGCTTCACAGACCGACGAAACATTGGAGAATCCTTCAAACGAAGCAGCGTTATGTAAGTAAATAAcatcaggtgttttttttattactttaataaatatatttaaacttgTCTGCTAGTCCAAGTGACAgttaaatacacagaaaaagaaTCATCTTGGCCACCAACTTGTGTGACGAGTGTTCTAATCAtatggactttgaattcaggtcaattctacaacaaaatgttaaagcCAGGAtacgtttttttaaaactgtgacaataaagtcaaaatattgcaaaaatacaGTCAAATACAGccataattatattttaaataatgtgagAATAAAGCCGTActccaaaaaacaacaaaaaataaaaatgagaaatgttgagCATTTTGTGAAGTTAAGCTTTGGTATCAGTTTTACAGATAAGGAAATACTCAATTTTctaacactttaaaataaaatgattatcaaagctttttttctcattaaaacaaattttttccccacaatttTTAGAtgttctggtaaaattgcatctttattcctTCAATATTATTACTtgtaattaagcaaaaaaaaaaaaaaatcatcatagACATGGCACCATATAATCCATAAAATGGActtctgaaataaaagccactttttgaaagtcatttcttattttgtttttagaaaagaatgaataaaaaaactgagattttatttttaagtcaaattcATGTTGTGACCAAGAACCAAGAGTCTTCAAAGAATAAATGTGGATGGTGGAATTTAAGATATGCAcaccacacctttcagattttaatttgaaaataatcatATAATGTCTGAAAACAATGAGTACTCTTCATTCCATTTCATAGTTAGGTGCTACTTTGTGTCTATCAGacaaaagtgcaataaaatacGCAAACATGGAACGATGAAGGaatatttatcttcattttCACATCATTGTCTAccttaaaataatcttttttttttcccaattaggTGATTTCTATCATCAGCGTTTCCGTTGGGCCTCCGACTCCCCATCATGTCTGCTGCAGAAGTTCAgaaattatgaaatataaatgaattgGCATTAAAAGCTAGCTCTGGTTACTCTCTTCAAGTATTTGCTTCCTGCTGTTTTCAGGTGTTCAGCTGCTGAACACCGACCTTCTTAAGAATATGTAGTTTGTGTCTATggtattaaaaatgtgtggatgtgaatgtttctgttccagatgaataaatatgacatgttccatattttatgtgataaaatctaaatgtaaattatttttttatgttttgtgtaaCTTTTGATGTTAATGCTGTGAATGTAATACATTTGGTAGCTAATGTTATTTGTCTCGTCTTTTAAACTAACCAGAGGAATTTCAGCTTTTTGTGCCACTGACTCCTGTTCAAAATGgttctgtttttcaaataaactaCAGTTTCaatgtgatttattattttgtcattctCTGGTGTAAATTTGatattaaaagtttatgtttcaGGATTAGACATTACTCTATTTGGGTTCAGGCCAGAATTATAGCTGCTGCTGATCTACATCAACTGAACGCAAGATTATTTGGATATATGTAATTAAAAGAGAGTAAactcatattttctttaaatatttgcttacCAAAATTAACAGTGATACcaatttttttacacaacacaCACCACCTGCAAAtactaaaacataatttgttggtaatgatgttttttaaacctttaatagttaatatatagtttttaaattacgcttattttatttacttatacAGATTTCTCAacaatgattatttttgtaagggtttttctcaacaaaaaagCAGTTTGACTGTATTGATGTGGAATTGTGTTATTTGCGTTGCTGTCCAGTTGGGGGCGCTGTGGAACCAAGAAGTTGCAGTGGTTTTGAGAAGAAACCGTG encodes:
- the dnajc12 gene encoding dnaJ homolog subfamily C member 12, coding for MEAILGRKPEDLEDYYGLLGCDELSSTEQIVNEYKIRALACHPDKHQDNPTAVVDFQKLQEAKEVLCDEAKRRNYDLWKRSGISIPFQEWRALNDSVKTSMHWAVRTKKEPMLESCQPEDPAASQTDETLENPSNEAALCDFYHQRFRWASDSPSCLLQKFRNYEI